DNA from Chionomys nivalis chromosome 11, mChiNiv1.1, whole genome shotgun sequence:
GTCAACTAAGCCTCTATTcagtaagtgtgtgtgcatagagacaggagagagaagggatgatTGGAGAGGGAATCATATCTTTCGGTCCCAAGATGCTTCCCACAGCAATCGCTAAGGCCACATGTGGAGTCTGATGTTAATGGCAATGCTCTGTGATGTCCACTACCACTGCCTTCTTCCAGCTGAAGAGGAAGTATCCTGTCCCCGCCCCTGCTGCTACTGCGATGCATAGGTACCCATTGTAGGTCATGAAGATGAGCATGAGGAAGTAGCTGATGACCACCTGGATAATGTGCAGCACTGTCTGCAGGAGGTGGGGGAAGCTCAGCATCTGTTGCCTGGGGAGTAAACAGAGACAGCAAAGTCAGACTTGGGAGTCTGCAGGTCAAGAGAACAGCTAGCTGCAGCTGTTAGCACAGCCTTCCACTGGACCGCACCACAGCTATCCTGGAAACTcagcgtgcatgtgtgcgcgcgcgtgtgtattTGGCAAGACAGAACTTTCAATTTTCCTCAAGCTGGTCTCTAGTTCACTGTGCAGCcgagaatggccttgaattctgATCCTCCagctctcagtgctgggattacaggcttgcatcATGCTTGACTAGAGTTAACTCTCGACAGAAAGGAGTCAATTGCATTCTGCCATTCTTTTTATATCTTGACTATACATTCTTAAAATAACCACTACTATTtagcaaagattttaaaaaattggattcCTTTCAACTTCTCCAAAAGTGGCAAACACTTGCAACTTAGAACAACATGTAAGTGCCTTTGCAGACTGCAAGTCCAATAACCCACAAGTGGGAACTTCTAAAGTTACATGGAATCACcaactcaggaagaaaaaaaaatacgtgCTTTGTTAAGACAGCTCTCTAGAACTTTCATTTGGATCTGTTCCATCTTACCCAACAGTTTTGTGTGTCTCCATAAGGATGGTTCCGTTTGGTCCTGGGACAGGCATGGAATTGTAGCGAATGCTGACTTGAGACTTACGCAGCAGACCTTCTCTGGCGATCTTGAGTCCTTCATAAAACATTGCTAGTAAAAACACAGCTACGAAAGCTCCAGCCATctctaaggaaggaaggagaggaggaggtaaTGGCACAGACAAAATGATCAGCCAGCTGCTGGGTCCAGGGGCACCCGCCTACACTCAGGGTTATGAGtggggtcagcctgagctacatgacaagtaactacctcaaaaaaaaaaaaaaatggaaaaagtattAGTCTTAGTTTGTGAATAATTGGATGGTTGCCTCTTTACCCACTCAGCAGAGATAAGATGTTATCGAAAAATCACCGTCTCGCTCAAGAACATATTTCCTTTCTGATTATAACCAAAAACATTATCTAGAATTCTGAAAAAAGGAATAGTcagctgttgttttgttgtttaacaGGGTTTTGTTGTGTGGCCCAGGTTGATCTTGATCTTCTggagagtctcctgtctctgcctcctgagcactgggattgcaggagtGTACCGTCACAGCCAGCCAGAACAACCTGTTTTAAAAAGTGCTACTCCTATATTTTGAATAGGCAtttcaatatgtatatatatatatatatatgaattgataagatgaatttatttcttttttttcaaagatttatttacttattatgtatacagtattctgcctacatatatccctataggccagtagagggcaccagatctcattacatgtggttgatgggaattgaactcaggacctctagaagagcagtgagtgctcttaacttctgagccacctctccatgttgctttcattggctaattaataaagaaaactgcttggcctgataggtcagaacataggtaggcagggaagacagaatagaatgctgggaggaagaaggcagtgaggcagacactatagttctcctctccaagatggacgtaggctagagtctttcccggtaagccaccacctcgtggtgctacacagattatgaaatatgggttaaagcaagaagtgagaattagccaataagaggctgaaactaatgggccaggcagtgtttaaatgaatacaatttgtgtgttgttgttatttcgggtataaagctagctgtgcgggagcttGGCGAgaacacagcccgccgctccttctacgtctccagccccagatgaaTGTATTTCTGTGACTATTTAAATTTAAGGTACTACTTGAACTAAATGCTTCTGCCACCATCTCCAAAATCAAATTAGTTTATTTCAGAAATAAGCTTGGTACCTAAAGTAGCTTAAGTGACCATTAAGCTCATGCGATTGCATTTAAATGTAAAAGCATACCAATACATGACAGATACAAAAAGACAGGCGACAGCTACCACAAAAAAAGTGACCATGATACACCACGTGTCAGAAACATGGAGACCATAGTTTGATGTAGCAGAGCAAACACTGGTTCATGTTTTCGCTCTGTCATACTAGCCGTGCGATTCACTACATGAATGAAGCTTATTTATCTGTAAACAGGCGgttgttttgaggcagtgtctaTGTAGTCTGGCTATCCTTGAGTTCTctatgtagagtaggctggccttgaactctaaaACATCctccagcctctcaagtgctgagattaaaggtattcaCTACCATACCTGCCAAGACTAACAGTTTTTAACCTAGGGTTACACTGTAGTATTTGATATGCTTCTAGTCTTAAGCCTAGGACCAATAACAACTTagcaaacaagaaaagaattGTAGAAGATCTTTATCtggcattttaattatttttcagtgCTCCAAAACATACATATGAATTTAAGGAAGCTTGCTGGAGGATCAGAAACAATAGTACGTATTCCATCTTCTGACCAGGGAATAGGAATCATGATGGTTATGTAGCATAACCACACTGATCTGGTAATAGGACAGAAAGAGCTGCTGATTTCCAAATCTATGTCACCATCTCCCATGTGATCGTTATTTTCAAAGATGACCCATGGTTACTCACCTCCAGGTGTGTTGATTACCAAACCAGAGAACAAGAGTTCCACATTCTTAAAGCCAAAGTAGAAGGTCATAGTCtgccagaaaaccaaaacaagtcAGTCAGAGAAGACTGAAGACCCTAATGAGAATCTTGGGCAAAGAGGCTTACAGTAACACATCTAGACAAGAAGAAATACTTGAAGCAGTGGGAAGCTTTCCTATTATGGGCACTGAGAGTTCCCCCAGACCTCACCCCCATCTCAtgaccttttctcttttctatataaAACACAAACACCAGGACTTAATTTAGGGAAGGGTGGATTTCAAAAGAAACGAATAAAGAAATATGTAGAAACCCTTGGTTCTGGTGTCACTTGGTATGTTGCCACATGAATACAGGCAGATCACCTGACTTGCGGGGGCCTCCCTGCTTTGGTTTCCCTCTTTGATAACCCCCCAGTGCTAAAATCCCATGTTTCTATTATCCAAGTGTGTGGGCAAGGACACTTACCATCATCATGCCGTCACCGTGGGAATGTGAGGCCGAGGTGGTTGGGTGATGGTGAGGTGGCACGGTACTGTTGCTGTCCATGTGGGTCATCCCCATATGGTTCATCCCCATATGGTTCATCCCCATATGTTCGGAAGGATCCAGTTTTCCAGAAAAAGATGACAGTCAGcagaaaagtcttttaaaaaaaacaattatatattAAGGACATATTTTCTGATAAACACTTTGTCTATATAGAACTTTGCCCAGTGAACAAATGCCTTCTGAGATACAGAAGTAACTTGGACTACTAGGGATCACCTTTGAGACCGAAGGACAAAGAGTAAAAGCCTCCCCAGGGTGCAGGAAATAgataatttgaaataatttataactGGGAGCCATTAACAAAATGTAACTGCTCTAAGGCTTTCTAATCATAAACATGAGTAGATAAAAAGCCCCAACCTCAGATAGTTCTCCTAATTGGGATGGCCTGTGTTTAGCCAGGATATTTGGATTCCACTTAGAGTACAATCAGTTTTGAGCTCTGGAGAAAGGTCTGCTGTGGCCTCAGGCAAGGAAGGTGCCCAGCCGTCAGACACAATTTTAGTCCCATCAGGACATCAGAGTTAAGAACATGAAAAAACAAGGTATAAAATGGATGGTCTATATTAAGTTAAGTTTAGACACTGCATATTCAGCCTTGTATCTCTGCACCATGTTAATGCTTTACTGCAGAAGTCAACCTAAGTCAAGGCACAGTATTTCCCATAGCTACCGTGCGGGCAGGGGACTGGGAAGTTGGGACATAATGTGCACAGGGAGATATGTTCataaaaccttttttctttttttttaagacagggtttagcctgtctgtgtagccctgggtgtcctggagcttactgtgtatatcaggctggccctgaactctgagatctgtcttcctctgcttcctgagtgctggaattaaaggtgtgcatcaccactgactataaaaacctatcttttttctaatttgcatttacttttatttgtatgagtgttttgtgtgcatgtatgaatgtgtatcaCTTGTGTGCAGTGcaagaggaagccagaagagggtgttggattccttggaactggaattacagatgggtatgagctaccatgtgggtgctgggaagagatCCTGGGCCTTAAGAGAGAACAGCAAGTTTGCTTATCCTCTGAGCTCCTGAAATCTCTTTCTGTGTTCCTCAACTCCAGGAtgtagaagaaattcaaaataggagcagggcatggtggtgcaggcctgtaatctcagcatcagGAGGTTGAGGGAGAAATAGCCAGAGTCTGAGGTAAGCCTGGGCtactagtgagaccctgtctcaaaaaaggaaaaagaaattccaaTTAGGTCTCCAGGATCCTGAGTCTGCGTATGCGTCTGATGACTCAAGCTCCTATCAGGGCCAAACTCAGAGCTAAGTACGAGTAGTTCAACAGCAGATAAGGGAAGAACTTGACAAGGAGAAAAGTGAACAGAGGAATTTCATGGTGTAATTAGCAccatgaaggaatgaatgaataaacaggGTAGCATGACATCCTAAGATGTGGAGAAGAGATGCAGCTCAACTAGGAAATTTACAGCCAGGAAACTACATGTCTAACTCAAGAACACAAGTTTTGAAGCCACCTTTGCCTCAACTGCTACCCCATGACTCTATGACAGTAGGCTTACATAATTCTATCCCACAGGCATAATCAAAGTTCCACGTTCAACTTCAGTAACTGTCATTCTGGACTCTACATTGTCACTATAGAGCTGACAATCTACCTAGTCCTCTTAACACCACTGTACATTATCACTATAGAGCTGACAATCTACCTAGTCCTCTTAACACCACTGTTATGGTATTAAGATGTTGAGCAGCGGTTTTGCTcatgaaaattttataataaataccaAATAACAACATATAAAATAGTGAGCCCACAAATGCCAATGATGAGACAAAATTGCTCAGCAGTTAgcagttttcctttaaaaaaagaaattatggccaggtggtggcggtgcaggcctttaatcccagcgggaggcagaggcatgcttctttctgtgagttctaggctagtctggcttagaagagctaattccaggacaggctccaaaactacagagaaaccctgtcttgaaaaaccaaaaatacataaataaataaataagataaaataaagaggAGTCAGAATGACTAATAGAGACATGCAAACAGaagttataaattttattttctttcattgcaAGGCTGGAAAATAAGATTAGAAAAGCATAAAAGATAACTTCATTCCGTGTTATTGACAGGAATCCAGGTCATGGACAGGCAGGGGGAGATAAAGAAATGAGTCAGACCAATCTTTCTTTAGACTGAAGAGTGgaagggggccgggcggtggtggtgcacgcctttaatcccagcactcgggaggcagaggcaggcggatctctgtgagttcgagaccagcctggtctacaagagctagttccaggacaggctccaaaaccacagagaaaccctgtctcgaaaaaccaaaaaaaaaaaaccaaaaaaacaacaacaacaaaaaaaaaagagtggaaggGGAAGCTGAGCAGGCACACCTCACGACGTGGTCTCTTAAAAGAGCAGAGCACAGCACCACAAACTACTTGAGCCCTATGCCCTTATTTCATTGAACTCTGATAACACTGTTTTCAGTAATAATATTTGAGGACCTGGAGGTTTTCTTTTATTCAAGCCTTATGTACCAATTAGAGAAATCTGTGTACACATTATCAGAAACCTTTCAGACAGATCAGTGCCCTAGGAATTCAAGCGTTCAAAGCTCAAGAAAAGCTCTAAACTGTGCACCTGCCCCGCAGTGCCGTGTGTAGGCTGTGGTGCACATTCATCCACACTAGGGAAGAGAGCAGGAAGAGAACCAGCTTGTTTTTCTTGTAGTACACAATAGACTTCTGTAATGGGAACCTTCTGCAAGGCTTACCCAGTGGGGTCTGGACAGGGAGGAAATCATCAGATAAACAGTGTAGCTGAAACTCCAACCTGGGGCACCATTGTATTCACTAAGCTGCTTCTGACTGCTGCAGCTCAGGGACACAGGGTTGCTCTGCATGTGTGAGGGCTCTGAATGTGACTCTAACAGTGACTGGGTGAGAGTGGGAAAAACCCCACAGGTCTATGTcaaactaaaattatatatatataatttataatatacatatattcatatatgtatcaGGAAGAAcatagaaattattatttatggAAACACAATATATAAGGGCTTCAGTTAATAGCTCGGTGACAGAGCTCTTGCCGAGCACTGCTGAGGCCCCTAGTATTAATCACCAGCACGGCAAAAACAaacattctgttttatttatttttaaaaaattctgtatctttatttacttttactgtatgaatgttttgccatgaatgtatgttcacatgtgtgcgtggtccctgtggaggtcagaagagagcatcagatcccctggaacaggacaTAAAGTGgctgtgaaccactgtgtgggtgctgggaattgaacttgggtcctctgcaagagcaaccagtgctcttaaccactaaaccacctctccagttcccttaaattttaaatcataatATGTAAATGCCagtctatatttttttctgccaaCTTAGCTTTTCAGCGATATGCCATGTGTCTGGATAACCGATTGTAtacacaaaaaaaccaaccaaacaaaaaataacaaaaaacccaaaacaacaaagacaacaataacaaaaaacaaaaccaaacaaaaccaaacacacttaACCCTCTAGAACAGAAATTCTATTCATAGGCAGCAAAATGGTATTTGTTGGTTTTCCTCTGATAGTTTAAAGTTGATCCAAGCTCGGTTTATTCTAGAATGAAAATGGATACTGACAGAAGAAGAGTAAGTCAGAACCCAGAGGCACACAATCTGAGTGGTCTGACCTTATGCAATCTGGGCTGGCTGGCTGTTTGACGTATTCAAGTCGTGCTTCCCAAACTCCACAGTATCTGCTCTCTAAGAattgttttctgtaatttagTTCCACCCTTACCACCTATTTCTAAGAACTGGGCTCAAGGTCCACAAAGCAATTGGTACACATTTTATGGAATCAAGTTCTCCATTATAAAGCAATTAGTGGAACCTGAGGGAGGGCAATGATGAGTAAGAGGCGGAACTTTAAATCTCTGCCATAAAGCACTGATTCAATGGGTTTCTGTTTGGACACACTATGCGCATATGGTAATTACATACTAAAACTCAACTTTCTCTTTGCTCCTTATTCTCTATTATTTCTTCACGTTTACATGttatttataaagaagaaataacaaaacatggatagaacagaaaaacaaacaaaatccttgaTTCTTAACTGATAAAATCTACTTGCAATACTGTTATGTTACTAGGCTTCTTTATAAGacagcagaaagaacagaaataccgtacttttatttatattgttgcCATTCAGAATAAGCCAGTTCTTTAATAGAATTCAAGGGGCCCTACTAGAAAAACACATTGTTTTAGGAAATGTAGAAGCAACTTAACAGCAGGCATGTGTTAAGCTCCTGGTATGGACAACTTGGGTTGTTAAGGAAATACAAAACAGTCTAAGAActgacttcaaaacaaaacatggcacaGATTTTTAAGGAACCTAGTCTATATAACCGCTAAAAAAGCTCTACTCAGCTTCTCAGGAGTACCTTTAGAGATACTAACTTGAACTTGGTTCTGCTGCCCTGACGGTGAGgaaatgatcaagcctcacaggatactccagtcaggactggATCATAATTCTaattctttaggtccccataagattatcagcgttggggctggagagttggctcagaggtttagagcactggctgctcttccagaggtcctgagttcaattcccagcaaccacatggtggctcacagccatctgtaattagatctggcaccctcttctggtatgcaggcagaacactgcacacaataaataaataaagcttaaaacaaaaagattatcAGTGgccccccaatcagcaggaaatagcctggaaaactatgcccacattcccaaaaaatggattacgGATGTTTCCCTTTGTTTAGAAGCTGGTTATTTATGGATAAAGgtcagaaagctaaacaaaggagatcaaTTCAGAGCCCTTGTTTAAAAaggggggtgctgtgggacaatggtctgtgccCCGTCACTTGTGTTTTAGATAGACCTGTAGTGTCTATGACGGGTAGTCCTGCTGTGCATCCAAGCAGAGGTGTCTGTTGAGGAATACTTGGCTAGTGGAGAAAGACTCGCTACAGGTGTTtatacaatttctttttattacaatTCAGTCAGTTTACCCCTAAGAACTATCAGAAAAAGGCAATTTTCCCTATATTCTCTACCAACGACTCGCCTAAAAGATTATCTCAAGGCAGGCCACAGTACAGGtcgacctgtaatcccagcacttggcaggcagatcacaagtttcaggccagccttgagCTACATAAGAAGATCAAGTCTCtggggcgggagagatggctcagaggttaagagcacttccagaggtcctgagttcaattcccagcaaccacatgatggctcacaaccatctgtaatgagatctggtgccctcttctggtgtgtgggaagcagaatgttgtacacataataaataaaaaaaaaaaaaaaaaaaaaaaagatcaagtctcaaaaaaccaagccaAGTCAAGTAAAACACAATGCTTAAAACGTCAGACTCTGCAAATCCTAGAATAtgtagcaaaataaaaatgaaattttggaCAGAAGCTAGAACGCAACAAGAAGGCTAGATCCCGACGGCGTTCTGAGTCTCACAGAAGGCAATACGGAAGCGGTTGTACTTGGCGTGCAGGTTCTCTGCGCAGCAGAGGCAGATGTAATCCGGAGTCTTGGACAGGTTTTCTGGAGACTGCCTAGGCCTTTTCCGACTTCCAtgttaaggaaaataaagaaggcttttattcataaaatgatttatgtttccttttagactggtaaaacataaaacagacactcagttttcctgcttttggcaaaaaaaaaaaaagatgagaaactCAAGGCCAAACACATTAAACCACAATAAATAAGAATTCATGTTTATGGACGAGTAAGCAGTTTAGCTGTGCAAACAGTGCCTTCTGATGACCTGTAAGGACCAGCACATGCCCTACTGGA
Protein-coding regions in this window:
- the Slc31a1 gene encoding high affinity copper uptake protein 1, translated to MGMNHMGMNHMGMTHMDSNSTVPPHHHPTTSASHSHGDGMMMTMTFYFGFKNVELLFSGLVINTPGEMAGAFVAVFLLAMFYEGLKIAREGLLRKSQVSIRYNSMPVPGPNGTILMETHKTVGQQMLSFPHLLQTVLHIIQVVISYFLMLIFMTYNGYLCIAVAAGAGTGYFLFSWKKAVVVDITEHCH